The following coding sequences lie in one Zeugodacus cucurbitae isolate PBARC_wt_2022May unplaced genomic scaffold, idZeuCucr1.2 ctg00000019.1, whole genome shotgun sequence genomic window:
- the LOC128923617 gene encoding LOW QUALITY PROTEIN: glutamate dehydrogenase, mitochondrial-like (The sequence of the model RefSeq protein was modified relative to this genomic sequence to represent the inferred CDS: substituted 2 bases at 2 genomic stop codons), whose product MPKHLEKINKDKDPPFAHMVEYYYHSAAQLMEPMMIKELEKYPYMKKEQREQRVSAMLKLMGCTTNLLEVTFPIIRSDGNYELITGYRAHHTRHRLPLKGGIRFAMDVDADEIRALAYLMAFKTACVNVPFGGSKGGIRIDPKKYTAQELQTITRRYTMELLRRNMIGPGIDVPAPDVNTSQREMSWLVDQYIKTFGYNDVDALAITTGKPVEIGGINGRTAATGRGLFKAAECFIMDKDWMDLLGWKTGWKDKTVIVQGFGNVGSHASVFVVEAGAKLIGVQEFDVSLVNENGIDPKDLMEYYAKNNKSIKGYTKATEKEGSLLGEKCDILMPCSTQKVLTVENANSVQAKMILEGANGPSTPAADEILRKKNVLIIPDLFCNAGGVTVSYFEYLKNINHVSYGKMNVKREKAIINEIFNSMNECEVSELXPPCKXPNKKLKLIRDCTKEADIVDAGLQTVMETAGAGIKIVANEFGLCNDLRTAAFIYSISKIFRALEMEGISQQ is encoded by the exons atgcccaagcatttggaaaaaatcaataaagacaaagacccaccatttgcacacatggttgagtattattatcactcggccgctcagctaatggagccgatgatgataaaggagctggaaaagtatccttacatgaagaaggaacagcgtgaacaacgtgtttccgccatgcttaaattgatgggctgcactacaaatctattggaagttaccttccctataataagaagtgatggcaattacgagctaatcaccggctatcgcgcacaccacactagacacagattaccactcaaaggcg gcatacgttttgccatggacgtcgacgccgatgagatacgcgctttggcttatctgatggcgtttaagacggcttgcgtgaatgtaccgtttggtggttccaagggtggcatacgtatcgacccgaagaagtatactgcacaagaattgcaaacaattacgcgtcgctatacaatggagctattacgtcgcaatatgataggtccgggtatagatgtaccggcaccagatgtgaataccagccaacgcgagatgagttggttggtggatcaatatattaaaacttttg gctataacgatgtagatgcattggccatcacgactggtaagccagtagaaataggcggtataaatggtcgcaccgccgccacgggacgtggtctatttaaggcggctgaatgttttattatggataaagattggatggatttattaggctggaagactggttggaaagataaaaccgtgatcgtacaagggtttggcaatgtcggttcccatgcatccgtttttgtagtggaagccggtgccaaactgatcggtgttcaagaatttgacgtgtctctagtaaatgagaatggcattgatccaaag gacttaatggagtattatgcaaaaaataataaatcaatcaagggctataccaaagccaccgaaaaagagggcagtttgttgggtgaaaaatgcgatatactaatgccttgctctacgcaaaaggttctcactgtcgaaaatgctaacagtgtacaagccaagatgattttagaaggcgctaatggtccttcgacgccagctgccgatgaaatattacgtaaaaagaatgtactcattataccggatttgttttgcaatgctggcggtgtaacggtatcctactttgagtacttaaagaatatcaatcatgtatcttatggcaaaatgaatgttaaacgcgagaaagccataatcaacgagatctttaactccatgaatgagtgcgaggtaagtgaactttgaccaccgtgcaaataa ccaaacaaaaagttaaagctcataagagactgtacgaaggaggcggatattgtagacgcaggactacaaacagttatggaaactgcgggggcaggcattaagattgtggccaatgaattcggtctctgcaatgatttacgcaccgctgcctttatttactcgatttctaagattttccgagccttagaaatggagggcatttctcaacaataa